In one window of Fulvia fulva chromosome 5, complete sequence DNA:
- a CDS encoding Hydroxylase/desaturase CTB9 → MEPTSIIATINYWRPPPPGEAEQPFGVTTAGHRRRKYNPQPTKIYNLRGREHEFDLDKNGFQFVTDCPSRERRWDDEARMREHVYPEIDALLKKVTGATHCYSMGHVIRRFSIADGLAAQEGKADNEIVTLTTPATVANVASAAVANAHPDQSYNGAKYVLDNIISTLPDRAVAADLAAKAKGNNRWATINAWRPLGLVTREPLAVCDAASMEESDLRAAPVQHNNPTVADGDANPPQCKDEKWQVAANPQQKWYWPNAMTEREVLLVKCFDSRRDGRARRTPHSTIQTLGDCRPVRERIEVRWLVFWEGVDAEGGDEGVRG, encoded by the exons ATGGAGCCCACATCGATCATCGCAACAATCAACTACTGGCGGCCGCCACCACCCGGCGAAGCCGAACAGCCCTTTGGCGTAACGACAGCAGGACATCGACGCAGAAAGTACAATCCTCAACCAACCAAGATCTACAATTTGCGGGGCCGTGAGCACGAGTTTGACTTGGACAAGAATGGGTTCCAGTTCGTGACCGACTGCCCAAGCCGCGAGCGCCGCTGGGACGATGAGGCTCGGATGCGAGAACATGTATACCCTGAGATCGATGCCTTGTTGAAGAAAGT GACTGGCGCCACGCACTGCTACAGCATGGGCCACGTGATCCGCCGCTTCTCGATCGCCGACGGCCTGGCCGCGCAGGAAGGCAAAGCCGATAACGAAATCGTCACGCTCACGACGCCAGCTACAGTCGCCAACGTCG CGTCTGCCGCTGTGGCTAACGCCCATCCAGACCAATCCTACAACGGCGCAAAATACGTCCTCGACAACATCATCTCGACCTTACCAGACCGCGCCGTAGCCGCAGACCTCGCCGCTAAAGCCAAAGGCAACAATCGCTGGGCTACAATCAACGCCTGGCGGCCCCTCGGGCTCGTCACAAGGGAGCCGCTCGCAGTCTGTGATGCCGCCAGCATGGAAGAGTCTGATCTCCGCGCAGCCCCTGTACAGCATAACAATCCCACAGTAGCCGATGGCGACGCCAACCCACCTCAGTGCAAGGATGAAAAGTGGCAGGTAGCTGCTAATCCCCAGCAGAAATGGTATTGGCCGAATGCGATGACTGAAAGGGAGGTCTTGCTGGTAAAGTGCTTTGACTCTAGGAGGGATGGGAGGGCAAGGCGGACGCCACATAGTACGATTCAGACGCTGGGTGATTGTAGGCCGGTGAGGGAGAGGATCGAGGTGAGGTGGTTGGTGTTTTGGGAGGGTGTGGATGCAGAGGGGGGTGATGAGGGGGTGAGGGGGTGA
- a CDS encoding Zn(2)-C6 fungal-type transcription factor afumD codes for MSTGNGANGVRKPAIRAPKVGHKKSRKGCQTCKTRRVKCDEVTPECGNCQRLGLDCVYVTPESTRTRPKSMSGEAPSRPIKLSPGAISEDSPPDSNGDLPSQLVSAPPAPDLISEESEQKRYMELRLLHYWMIQVSRPFGMTSPPEWKELWYGEVPQVALDHKNVLYAMFTMTATHMLGRGARDPAIYTARESYWIMALREQTSAVSDLDNCNTDAVAFSALLITLNSLAMLQERSLEPYSPPMDWLEVGRGAFTVLPPPENVADGTGLKILMETTAPIWQAAYSLEADIKKEFGGVLNREIPSADVWDEETTESYETALSYIAAFRRVILSGEAADINLRWICMFPFMVPRKFIDFVGEMRPRALVILAYFFAVIAHTDALQYLGNSADNATAKREIYAIRRVLPEEWLSYMAWPLQEVAVG; via the coding sequence ATGTCGACTGGGAATGGCGCCAACGGGGTCCGGAAGCCAGCCATTCGCGCGCCCAAAGTCGGCCACAAGAAGTCGAGAAAAGGCTGTCAAACGTGCAAGACCCGCCGTGTAAAGTGTGACGAGGTTACACCAGAATGCGGCAACTGCCAGAGGCTTGGCCTGGACTGTGTATACGTGACACCGGAGTCAACACGTACTCGACCGAAATCAATGTCAGGCGAAGCACCATCTCGACCCATCAAATTATCACCCGGCGCCATCTCAGAAGACAGTCCGCCAGACAGCAATGGCGACCTTCCTTCCCAGCTAGTCTCGGCACCGCCAGCACCAGACCTGATATCCGAAGAGTCAGAGCAGAAGCGATACATGGAACTCCGTCTGCTGCACTACTGGATGATTCAAGTTTCACGGCCATTTGGAATGACTTCGCCCCCAGAATGGAAGGAGCTATGGTATGGAGAGGTTCCACAAGTTGCCCTCGACCATAAAAATGTATTATATGCAATGTTCACAATGACAGCGACGCATATGCTCGGCAGAGGTGCGAGAGACCCTGCTATATATACCGCCAGAGAGAGTTACTGGATCATGGCGCTACGAGAACAGACTAGCGCAGTATCAGACCTGGACAACTGCAACACAGATGCAGTCGCTTTTTCCGCTCTGTTAATCACCCTAAACTCTTTGGCCATGCTGCAGGAGCGTAGCCTGGAGCCATACTCCCCGCCTATGGATTGGTTAGAAGTTGGTCGAGGAGCTTTCACTGTTCTACCACCACCAGAGAACGTCGCCGACGGCACCGGCCTGAAGATCCTCATGGAGACGACTGCACCCATCTGGCAAGCAGCCTACTCCCTAGAAGCCGACATCAAAAAGGAATTCGGCGGAGTCCTAAATCGCGAGATCCCTTCCGCCGACGTATGGGACGAGGAAACGACAGAAAGCTACGAAACCGCTCTAAGCTACATCGCCGCCTTCCGACGAGTGATCCTGTCCGGCGAAGCAGCCGACATCAATCTGCGCTGGATTTGTATGTTCCCCTTCATGGTTCCGAGGAAGTTCATCGACTTTGTGGGCGAGATGAGGCCGCGGGCTTTGGTTATTCTGGCGTACTTCTTCGCTGTGATTGCGCACACCGATGCGTTGCAGTATCTGGGTAACTCGGCGGATAATGCTACGGCGAAGCGGGAGATTTATGCTATACGGAGGGTCTTGCCGGAGGAGTGGCTTAGTTATATGGCTTGGCCGCTGCAGGAGGTTGCTGTTGGATGA
- a CDS encoding putative catechol O-methyltransferase 2, whose amino-acid sequence MSSPDDSSMLEKLVFPPDMVAKYPVLQKFNDGERTFWKGGREQALLAYIKSHPDFNTMKGNPKKIIQAIDHFGCNEQLLITIGRDKGRVMADLIREHKPRTMVELGGYVGYSAIFFADELRSACPGQRVHYWSLELHSEFAEIARELIEIAGLSDIVTVVVGFSSDSLRQLKKDGQLDQIDVLYLDHNEGELYVKDTSLGEELALFRPGSHIVADNCLIPGAPAYRAYVRGNAKFESKGVKGLTIPGELEDELEVTTVL is encoded by the exons ATGTCATCGCCAGATGATTCTTCGATGCTTGAAAAGCTCGTGTTTCCGCCGGACATGGTGGCGAAATACCCGGTACTCCAGAAGTTCAACGACGGCGAACGCACCTTC TGGAAAGGCGGTCGTGAGCAAGCTCTGTTGGCATACATCAAAAGCCATCCAGACTTCAACACCATGAAAGGCAACCCCAAGAAGATCATCCAAGCGATCGACCACTTCGGCTGCAATGAGCAGCTCCTGATCACGATCGGTCGTGACAAAGGTCGAGTCATGGCTGATCTGATTCGAGAGCACAAGCCTCGTACTATGGTTGAGCTTGGTGGGTATGTTGGCTATTCTGCCATCTTCTTCGCAGACGAGCTTCGCTCTGCTTGTCCCGGCCAGCGTGTGCATTACTGGAGCCTGGAGCTGCACTCAGAATTCGCAGAGATTGCTCGAGAACTGATCGAGATCGCTGGATTGTCTGACATAGTTACAGTCGTGGTCGGATTCTCGTCAGACTCGTTACGCCAACTGAAGAAAGATGGGCAACTTGACCAGATCGATGTGCTCTACCTCGACCACAACGAAGGCGAGCTGTATGTCAAAGACACCAGCCTCGGCGAAGAGCTCGCCCTCTTCAGACCCGGGTCACACATCGTCGCCGATAACTGTCTGATCCCTGGAGCCCCTGCATATCGTGCGTACGTGCGAGGAAACGCAAAGTTCGAATCAAAAGGTGTAAAAGGCTTGACTATACCAGGTGAACTGGAG GACGAACTGGAAGTGACGACAGTACTATAA